DNA from Fibrobacter sp. UWH6:
ACATTGCCCACCATGGACCGCGACGAGGCCCGCAAACTTATCGAAGAGAATGGCGGCAAGGTCAGCGGATCTGTAAGCAAGAAGACCAGCTGGGTATTGGCAGGCGAAGCTGCAGGCAGCAAGCTTACCAAGGCAAATGAATTGGGAATCCCCGTCCACGACGAGGCCTGGCTGCTGGAACAGATTTCTGCAAACGATCCCAATGCCGATGGAGCCGCCGCAGAAAGTTCAGACAATAAAAAAGCCGAGCCCGCCAACTCTGGCGAACAGCTCAGCCTTTTCTAGAACATCAATTAGGGAGCTGCGGTTGCTGCAGGGGCAGCGGCCTTTGTCAGCTTGTTCTTGACGCACCTCAGGGAGAATGCTGCATTGTCGAAATCTTCGGCACTGGTAAAGTCATCCCTGTTGTTCACTAGGTACCAGTAGACGGCACCGAGGCCATCGCCACCGGCAGCGGTCCAGAAGTAAGTGCTGGATCCAAGCTCCATGTATTCGCCGTCAGACATACGGCTACCCGAAGGCAAGGCGTTAAAACCAGATGCAGCAGAAATCGGAGCGCCACCACGGGCCCAGAATTCCCTGTTCTTCAAGGCGGCTCCTACGCCACCCTTACGCTTGCTCAAGGCAAACTGCCCCAGTTCAATCCATTCTTCGTTGGTGGGAATATGCCAGCCATCGGGGCAGATACCCTGGTGTTCCTGGGTGATTCCGCCAGACATGGAATTGTCCACATAGTCAGCAGGCAAGCGCATGGCCACAGACCAGGGGTAAAGTCTGCCATAGGAACGGCAGCGAGAATCCTTGTCTTCGTAGCAGTAGCTGCCCGGAGCGGCAAACCTCAGGTTTTCGGACATCCAGATTGTACTTCCAACGGCAACGGTCCTGTACTTGTTTTCGTCGCGCTTATCCACAAAGGCGGTGCTGTCGTAAAGTTCGTCATCGTCAGGCGGATCCATAATGCAACGCAGGTAGTAAGCCTCATCCTTGCGGGCCGTATCCAGAATGAAGTCGTCATCGTCAAAGCTCAGCTTGCGGACTTCCGCCCTCAAGGAATCCACTTCGGTTCCGCTCCAGAAGCCAGTCAAAGTACCGTTACCCTCAAAGGCCAGCGACGGAACCCAGGTCGGATCCACCACGCAGGAATCGGCGTAGACGGTATCGGCCGGAGACTTCTTGGTGGGGTCAGGCAAAATGGCCTTGATAACGCTGACGCAAGTTTCCTTAGGCTTGGTGTACTTGCACACGCCAAAGGCTTCGCCATTAAAGCCAAATCCATTTTCGCCCATCAGCGCATCTTCACTTTCGTCCCAACCAGTTCTAGAACGGAGGTTGGTACCCACGCCAACAGCTTCGTCGATATCCTTCAGGTAGGTGTTCAGTCGGGCAAAATCCAGAGACGTGGGGACGTGCCAGCCATTGGGGCAGATACCCTTGGGCTTACGCTTCGAAATAGAATCCTTACCCACAGACTGATTGAACTTCTGGTCCAGCTTTACCACACCGGCCCATGTATAGAGACGTCCATACTTCTGGCAATTTTCTTCCTTGTTGGCATAGCAATAGCTACCCGGAACCTTCACGTCCAAATTGTTAGCCATCCACACCTGATCACCAATATGAACGGTCTGGGTCTTGCGTCCCTGAATTTCCACCACCTTGGGTTCAACCTTAGGCACAGGAGGAGGCGGTTCCTTAATTTCATAGAGGCGGTCTTCTACGCAACGCACAGAGGCACCCGTTTCCTTGGTATCATAATTGCCTTCCATGGATCGGGAGTCATAGTAGATCCACCAGTTTCGCGCACCGCCGTCATCATATTCAGAAGAAGTCCAGAATACAGCGGAACGGCCCAGGTCAAAAAAGCGGCCTTCAAAATCACGTTCACCACCGGGCAGTGCATTAAAGCCAAACTCATCGGTTCCGCCAGGAATACGCAATTCCTTTTCCCAACTTTCGGTAGACTTGAGGCTCAAGGCCACACCATCGCTCACGCCCTTCTTGGCCACGAAGAACTTCAGCTTTTTCCATTCCTTGTTAGAAGGAAGGTGCCAGCCCGTGGGGCAAATGTCGTGGATCTTGCCCTTCTTGTACTTGCCCACGAGTTTCTGGATGGAATGGGAGTTGTAATAATCCACCAGCATCATGGCCATGGCCCAGTTATAAAGGCGGCCATACTTTTCACAATTGAAGTCCTTCTTTTCGTAGCAGACGCTTCCTCTTACGTTATAACGCAGATTCTCGGCCATCCAGCGCTGTTCGCCAATCTGGACCGTCTTATAGACACGTCCATCGCGATTATCCTGAACGTCAGGCATCTTTTCAACATGGGCAAAAGCCACGGAACACAAAAAAAGAACAAATACAACAAATAAATTCATAACAAACCCTCATTCTCCAATATAATAACATAACCTCCAATCAAATTAACGAAATAAAGCAATAGCATTGCCAATAAGTCCACAAGACAAAGGCCCCTGATCGCTCAGGGACCTTTTTTATGGGAGAAATCCAGGAACCTATTTCTTTATTCCGAAATCGCTGTCGCTCATGCCATAGAAGCGGATGTCGTCCAGCCAGATTTCCAGGTCTTCGTTAACCACTTCTCCGTAAGAGGAGCCGTTGCTAAACTGAAGGTTGAAAACGTCGTCGTTGTGGTCCAGCCATTCGGCACCGCTAATCTGCAAGTCAGACCATGCGCTTGCCACCCACTGGTCGAACCAGACCGTATACTGTTTCCATTCATCGGTCAAGTCGATTTCGGTACCGAAAGCACCCCAGGTATCGGCGCAGCAGGTATCGGCGTAATCGGTCTTCCAGTTGATCTTGAAGGAACCGGTACCCTTTGCCCAGAAGGTCATTGCCTTCAGATTCTTGAAGTCGAAGCGCTTTTTGTTATCGCTATCGAACTGAGTACCGAAACCAGCCCACGGGTAGGAATCGCCTTCCAGGTGGATCTTCACATAGAGACCGCGACCATCGTGACCATTCTTCGTGATCATCTGTTCGAAGTTGGTCTTTTCGTAGGAATTGGTGGTATCGGCAACCATGATTCCGGTGATAATGGTATCGCCAGATTCAATGGTCATATTGCTGGTGGGAATGCAGTAGGCATACCAGCTGGGGGCATCGGAAAGTTCGTCGCCCTTGGACTTGGCAACCTTAGCGGCGAGAGCGCTAACATGAATGGAATCGCCATCGAAACCGTCAAAGTCGTCCAGCAGCACATAACCCAGAGTATCCAGATCCGGATAGACAGCGTCATCGAAAGTCATGGTGGGCTGCAGCAAGGCACGCATCAGGTAACTACGCCATTCGTCCTTGTTTTCGTCATACACGCCGAAGCCCGAGCTGAATTCCCAGTAGGCAGTTGCGAAGCCAAGGGAGTGAGCCAGGTAGGAGATGTAGGAAGTCCAGGTTTCGCGAGAGACAGAGTCTGCGGCTTCATAGGCGCCAAATTCACCCAGGTATACAGGAATATCATGCTTGTCAGACCAGTCCTTGATCTTGCTGAAAGCTGTCCTTACAGCTCTCTTCTGACCCGGAGTGGCACGCCATTCGGTACCCGTTTCGTACTTGGGATCCACAAAGTCTGCCCCCTGGTGAGTGAAGTTAAACGGATCGTAGTAATGGAAGGTCACGATGATATTTTCAACGCCGGCAGGCAGAGAAAGAGCGGCTGCGGAGTTGTAGGAATTGTAGTTGTAGGTACCCACCATGATAACTCGGGCAGGATCAGCTTCGCGAACCACATTGATAATGGAAGCCACGACACTGTTCCACTTATCGTTGGTCAGCTTGCCGCGAGGTTCGTTCAAGGTTTCCACGACCAGGGAGTCGGGAGAATACTTGATCACGTTAGCCATCATCTGCTTGTACACGCTCAAGAGGCAAGGAGTTTCCTCGTCAGGATTCTCGTACATGGCATCCCAATGGTGGGTGTTGATTACAGCGATCATACCATTCTTGATCGTATGGTCTACAGCCCAGAAGACCTGCTTCATCCAATCTTCATCTACGACGCATTCTGCGCCTTCGCCAGTCACATGTTCTTCCCAACTTACAGGAATACGGATGTTCTTGAAACCGGAATCGGCCAAGGCCTTGAAATCCTTGGGCTTGATCGTTTCGCTCCAGTTGCTCTTGAACTGGGAATCGTCAAACCCCTTGAAGTTCGTATTGGGAGCTTCGAAAACGTTGCCCAGGTTAATACCTGCGCCCATGTCCTTGACCAGCTGATTTGCGCGGGCCTTCACTTCGTAAACGATGCTCGAAGAAGAAACTTCCTCATCCGTAGAATCCTTGACGCTAGAAGAAGACTCATCCTTGTCTTCATCCTTGGAATCAGAAGAAACCACCACATCGTCTTCGGAAGATGCAGAAGAAGAAGAATCGTCAGAGCAAGCGGACAGGCCGAATGCCAGAAGACCTGCAACCATACCGGTCATGCAAAACTTCATCTTGGATTCGAGATATTTTGAAATGTTCATACCAACCTCTTTCTTATGTACACCCATAATCTATTCCAATTCGGAATACAAGAAATCAACTAAGATGAAAAAATTGTTTTCTCTTGTACACACCTCCGAAATGCAAAAAGGACTAGTCTTTTCGACTAGTCCCTTTTGTGAGAGCGAGCGCTTATCAGAGTATTTCTACCTGATTCTAGCGCGAGCGGTCTTGACGTGAGCAAAAAGGACTAGTCTTTTTCGACTAGTCCCTTTTGTGAGAGCGAGCGCTATCGGAGGTTCTTTACCTGCGATTTGCGCGAGCGGTCTTGATGAGAGCAAAAAGGACTGGTCTTTTCGACCAGTCCCTTTTGTGAGAGCGAGCGCTATCGGAGGTTCTTTACCTGCGATTTGCGCGAGCGGTCTTGACGTGAGCAAAAAGGACTAGTCTTTTTCGACCAGTCCTTTTTGTGAGAGCGAGCGCTATCGGAGGTTCTTTACCTGCGATTTGCGCGAGCGGTCTTGACGTGAGCAAAAAGGACTAGTCTTTTTCGACTAGTCCCTTTTGTGAGAGCGAGCGCTATCGGAGGTTCTTTACCTGCGATTTGCGCGAGCGGTCTTGACGTGTGCAAAAAGGACTAGTCTTTTTCGACCAGTCCTTTTTGTGAGAGCGAGCGCTATCGGAGGTTCTTTACCTGCAATTTGCGCGAGCGGTCTTGATTAGCAAGCGCCCTGCCACTTCATAGCGTCAGCAACCTTGAGGAAGCCAGCGATGTTTGCACCCATAACGAGGTTCTTCTTGTCGCCGTACTTTGCAGCAGCGGAAGAAGCAGCCTGGTAGATGGAGGTCATGATGCCATCGAGCTTAGCGTCGACTTCAGCGAAGGTCCAGGAGAGACGTTCGGAGTTCTGAGACATTTCGAGACCGGAGGTAGCAACGCCACCAGCGTTTGCAGCCTTAGCAGGTCCAAACAGAACGCCAGCCTTGAGGAAGGCTTCGATTGCTTCCGGAGTAGAAGGCATGTTAGCACCTTCAGCAACAGCCATCACGCCGTTAGCGATAAGAGCCTTTGCGGATTCTTCGTCGATTTCGTTCTGAGTTGCGCAGGGAAGAGCGATGTCGCACTTGACAGTCCAAACGCCCTTAGAACCTTCGTGGTATTCAGAACCCGGAACGCGCTTTGCGTATTCAGAGATACGGCCGCGTTCAACTTCCTTGATCTGCTGAACAACTTCAACCTTGATGCCGTTCGGGTCATAGATGTAGCCGTTGGAGTCAGAAACGGTAACAACCTTTGCACCGAGTTCCTGAGCCTTCTGGGTAGCGTAGATAGCAACGTTACCGGAACCGGAGATTACGACGGTCTTGCCAGCGAAAGAGGTGTTGGCGAGATCCTTCAGCATTTCGCGGGTGAAGTAGCAGAGGCCGTAACCGGTAGCTTCGGTACGAGCGAGAGAACCACCGTAGGAGAGACCCTTACCAGTGAGAACGCCAACGAATTCGTTGCGGATACGCTTGTACTGACCGAACATGTAACCGATTTCGCGAGCGCCAGTACCCTGGTCACCAGCCGGAACGTCGGTGTCAGCGCCGATGTGCTTGCAGAGTTCAGTCATGAAAGACTGGCAGAAGCGCATCACTTCGTTATCAGACTTGCCCTTGGGTTCGAAGTCGGAACCACCCTTGCCGCCACCCATGGGGAGAGTAGTCAGGGAGTTCTTGAAGATCTGTTCGAAGCCGAGGAACTTCAGCATGGAGAGAGTCACT
Protein-coding regions in this window:
- a CDS encoding FISUMP domain-containing protein translates to MNLFVVFVLFLCSVAFAHVEKMPDVQDNRDGRVYKTVQIGEQRWMAENLRYNVRGSVCYEKKDFNCEKYGRLYNWAMAMMLVDYYNSHSIQKLVGKYKKGKIHDICPTGWHLPSNKEWKKLKFFVAKKGVSDGVALSLKSTESWEKELRIPGGTDEFGFNALPGGERDFEGRFFDLGRSAVFWTSSEYDDGGARNWWIYYDSRSMEGNYDTKETGASVRCVEDRLYEIKEPPPPVPKVEPKVVEIQGRKTQTVHIGDQVWMANNLDVKVPGSYCYANKEENCQKYGRLYTWAGVVKLDQKFNQSVGKDSISKRKPKGICPNGWHVPTSLDFARLNTYLKDIDEAVGVGTNLRSRTGWDESEDALMGENGFGFNGEAFGVCKYTKPKETCVSVIKAILPDPTKKSPADTVYADSCVVDPTWVPSLAFEGNGTLTGFWSGTEVDSLRAEVRKLSFDDDDFILDTARKDEAYYLRCIMDPPDDDELYDSTAFVDKRDENKYRTVAVGSTIWMSENLRFAAPGSYCYEDKDSRCRSYGRLYPWSVAMRLPADYVDNSMSGGITQEHQGICPDGWHIPTNEEWIELGQFALSKRKGGVGAALKNREFWARGGAPISAASGFNALPSGSRMSDGEYMELGSSTYFWTAAGGDGLGAVYWYLVNNRDDFTSAEDFDNAAFSLRCVKNKLTKAAAPAATAAP
- a CDS encoding glycoside hydrolase family 5 protein codes for the protein MNISKYLESKMKFCMTGMVAGLLAFGLSACSDDSSSSASSEDDVVVSSDSKDEDKDESSSSVKDSTDEEVSSSSIVYEVKARANQLVKDMGAGINLGNVFEAPNTNFKGFDDSQFKSNWSETIKPKDFKALADSGFKNIRIPVSWEEHVTGEGAECVVDEDWMKQVFWAVDHTIKNGMIAVINTHHWDAMYENPDEETPCLLSVYKQMMANVIKYSPDSLVVETLNEPRGKLTNDKWNSVVASIINVVREADPARVIMVGTYNYNSYNSAAALSLPAGVENIIVTFHYYDPFNFTHQGADFVDPKYETGTEWRATPGQKRAVRTAFSKIKDWSDKHDIPVYLGEFGAYEAADSVSRETWTSYISYLAHSLGFATAYWEFSSGFGVYDENKDEWRSYLMRALLQPTMTFDDAVYPDLDTLGYVLLDDFDGFDGDSIHVSALAAKVAKSKGDELSDAPSWYAYCIPTSNMTIESGDTIITGIMVADTTNSYEKTNFEQMITKNGHDGRGLYVKIHLEGDSYPWAGFGTQFDSDNKKRFDFKNLKAMTFWAKGTGSFKINWKTDYADTCCADTWGAFGTEIDLTDEWKQYTVWFDQWVASAWSDLQISGAEWLDHNDDVFNLQFSNGSSYGEVVNEDLEIWLDDIRFYGMSDSDFGIKK
- the gdhA gene encoding NADP-specific glutamate dehydrogenase; protein product: MAIQNAYLKSVYEKVVARDPDQALFHQAVREFLESLDPVLAQDKSWETNGVIDRLVEPERVITFRVPWLDDKGNVQVNRGYRVQFNSAIGPYKGGLRLRGEVTLSMLKFLGFEQIFKNSLTTLPMGGGKGGSDFEPKGKSDNEVMRFCQSFMTELCKHIGADTDVPAGDQGTGAREIGYMFGQYKRIRNEFVGVLTGKGLSYGGSLARTEATGYGLCYFTREMLKDLANTSFAGKTVVISGSGNVAIYATQKAQELGAKVVTVSDSNGYIYDPNGIKVEVVQQIKEVERGRISEYAKRVPGSEYHEGSKGVWTVKCDIALPCATQNEIDEESAKALIANGVMAVAEGANMPSTPEAIEAFLKAGVLFGPAKAANAGGVATSGLEMSQNSERLSWTFAEVDAKLDGIMTSIYQAASSAAAKYGDKKNLVMGANIAGFLKVADAMKWQGAC